In the Pseudoliparis swirei isolate HS2019 ecotype Mariana Trench chromosome 19, NWPU_hadal_v1, whole genome shotgun sequence genome, one interval contains:
- the c1galt1c1 gene encoding C1GALT1-specific chaperone 1 isoform X2, whose translation MLCEGGHFMKGMVMGGLFCLFLSLLGSFRLSTESKTDDSNHHHHHVKAPSKDELTRLSDVHMQEFGNQVQVSCIIMVQPKILVYWATAVDTWSKHCDKAVFYTSESSKALEAVDLNENDDWARLRKALKHAYENAGDLRWFFVAQATTFAIIENLKYLVLAKDPNEPFYLGNVMKSGELEYVVYDSGIVLSYEALKRLVHVLKDEDKCPERGRALWQLSEDKQLAVCLKYTGVFAENGEDAHGKGLFNSKSVDSLIADSMKANPRNVVEGCCADMAVTFNGMSPNQMQVMMFGVYRLRPYGHDFHDSIVFNPPDGSDND comes from the coding sequence ATGTTGTGTGAAGGAGGTCATTTCATGAAGGGGATGGTCATGGGAGGCCTCTTCTGCTTGTTTCTGTCGCTGCTGGGTAGCTTCAGATTGAGCACGGAGTCCAAGACAGACGACagtaatcatcatcatcatcacgtcAAGGCCCCGAGTAAAGACGAGCTGACCCGCCTCTCTGACGTCCACATGCAGGAGTTTGGCAATCAAGTGCAGGTCTCTTGCATCATCATGGTCCAGCCCAAGATCCTGGTTTACTGGGCCACTGCGGTTGACACCTGGAGCAAACACTGTGACAAAGCTGTGTTTTACACCTCCGAGTCCTCCAAGGCGCTCGAGGCGGTTGACCTGAATGAAAACGACGACTGGGCGAGGCTACGTAAGGCTCTGAAGCATGCTTATGAGAACGCTGGAGACCTGCGCTGGTTCTTTGTGGCGCAAGCGACGACGTTCGCCATCATCGAGAACCTCAAATACCTGGTGCTCGCGAAGGATCCCAACGAGCCCTTCTACCTCGGCAACGTGATGAAGTCGGGGGAGCTTGAGTACGTGGTGTACGACAGTGGCATTGTTTTAAGTTACGAAGCGCTCAAAAGGCTTGTGCATGTGCTCAAAGATGAAGACAAATGTCCAGAAAGAGGACGCGCCCTGTGGCAGCTGAGTGAGGACAAGCAGCTGGCCGTGTGTCTCAAATATACAGGCGTCTTCGCGGAGAACGGAGAGGATGCACACGGAAAGGGCCTGTTCAACAGCAAGAGTGTGGACAGCCTGATAGCGGACAGCATGAAGGCCAACCCCAGGAATGTGGTGGAGGGCTGCTGCGCCGACATGGCCGTCACATTCAACGGGATGTCGCCCAATCAAATGCAGGTCATGATGTTTGGAGTTTACAGACTTCGTCCTTACGGCCACGATTTTCATGACTCGATAGTATTCAACCCTCCGGATGGTTCAGATAACGACTAG